A stretch of DNA from Danio rerio strain Tuebingen ecotype United States chromosome 10, GRCz12tu, whole genome shotgun sequence:
TAATGGCATTTGCATTCTGGATcaaatctagttttaatggcaatactttTGGTTAGAAATAAATACAGAGAACAGTGTGTTAGTGAGGACCACCATGTTTTATGGTAAGTGAAAGGAAAAGGACAGAACTGACTCtttctgcagatgaaagtgaagataagatgggttttagtgaccatgagaatgatgcagattggACATCTGATAAGAGCAGTTATGGAGACCGTTCAAGTAAGTTAACTAAGAGGCAAATAAGACAGGTGTAGTacagcataatataatatataaacattgttagctagtagctgggccattcttcaactacgggcactttcagccttgtgaagttgagtaaaaaaaacttgttcaaaattaacgtaacagcctcataagtttaaactatttgtctagttttaagatctgtaagaggacaaacttagataagaagaaaaacatttttttacatcatgaactgaacaaatgtcaattccacctCATCTCAATATACggcttatttcaaaataaaaattatggcaggcaaacattgtctaagatcatttttgtatctagtttaaccaatctttctacaatatatataataattataaatttgttaaacaaattgtacgcctgtcacactctaaaattttATATTCATTTGATTTAGAGTATATTACAAAttaactgaatttgtatattaaatagagcatgaacttatacattGTGAATGCACTTTTAAtatgtgatgagaactttttaaatatattttaaagtgtatgtGGTGacggaaatgacagtggtggaaatgacatttcaacaatttattgtggaaaaaaaatgaaatatagaTTCACAGCTTAGCTTTGaagattagctttgaattgatactggtctttcatgtatacaaaacactcttatttaccttaattttgtttggtttttaaaaccatcTTTAAAAGGTacagcatgtttggaaatgacgtagaataaatgtatttccttatccaGCAATACTTACCTTGATTTTTGTTGATGAAAActtaaattccctccatcttgaacatgttgtcagatggcactattcattttcatagaaaccagctaaataatctttcacgtaacctttttaaagcgacattacagtgttgtggtggaaatgacactgatactgtgcgacagctatattgtGTATAAAAAAGACTACTGATAagagtctcacattaataactataaaacatTTAGATTATTTCACTAGTGCTATAACTTTCCAgataaatgatattttaaaatgttattttcgttattgaagtttaaaactctgggtgtggggagaaaacagtgattttgacacctaaaggatgttgaatatgaaaaaaaattaaataaaaagctggtaaaaagattttaaagtaggttttattattagtttgacaaagaaagaggaatttgaacaaaattattcatatttttggatatatgatcaaaggacataaaagtgccccaAGTTGAAGAATTACCCAGCTACATtcttctgatgcatctggatatattaGACTTGATAttcatttgttataatatttactggaggaaATATTTATACCACctgtatacatgataatacagtattgcgtttgtttttaataatatttagtaatattaaaataatgcaattattgaaagctgttgaaaaaaaaagttgtttgaaagtatataaggtgtcatttactaattctgtgttaaagcttataaaACTGCCAcaccaattaaataattttaaacaacaaaatcattaactattgacttccaaagCAGGGAAACAAATATTATAGATGCCAattattacaggttttcagctttcttcaaaatttcttcaacagaagaaacaagtgAAGGAGTCAGTATAATAAGTAAAGAGAGAGCAAATAATAAAGaaagttcatttttgggtgaactacgcCTTTACCCGAGTGTGTATAATTGACCTCACCTGTGGCAGACGCCATTTGAACCGCTGTGAATAAATTGAAGGGTCTGCCCAGATTTCGTCTGCGCGCCGCCCCGAACACAAACAGTCCTGAAGCGATGAGTCCCCCGCAGGCCACGAATCGACACCTCCAGCAGTTAAAAAACGCC
This window harbors:
- the zgc:193742 gene encoding uncharacterized protein LOC558782 (The RefSeq protein has 1 substitution compared to this genomic sequence) is translated as MSNPPPLLEHTLEAFFNCWRCRVVACGGLIASGLFVFGAARRRNLGRPFNLFTAVQMASATGLITSGLLVIDERVGMKDTGK